Proteins encoded in a region of the Bombiscardovia apis genome:
- the yidD gene encoding membrane protein insertion efficiency factor YidD, producing the protein MSVDRSSNAGSSRRVSPFAKVCLHALDWYQRKISPLSPPSCRYYPTCSQYAVTAVEHFGAVRGISLATLRLLRCRPWSAGGIDDVPAQFSLCYRCSWSAAHEEPRLEPLQEQTTTEVGRSLSASPKETI; encoded by the coding sequence ATTAGCGTTGATAGAAGTTCCAACGCTGGTTCTTCGCGCCGCGTCTCGCCATTTGCGAAAGTTTGCTTACATGCACTGGACTGGTATCAGCGTAAAATTTCGCCTTTATCGCCGCCCAGCTGCCGCTACTATCCAACTTGCTCTCAATACGCAGTGACCGCCGTGGAACACTTCGGTGCAGTTCGTGGCATCAGTTTAGCTACCCTGCGGCTTTTGCGGTGCAGACCTTGGAGCGCGGGTGGTATCGACGATGTGCCAGCGCAGTTTTCCCTGTGTTACCGATGTAGTTGGTCCGCAGCCCACGAAGAGCCCAGATTAGAACCACTGCAAGAGCAGACAACGACCGAGGTAGGGCGCTCATTGTCAGCATCGCCTAAGGAGACTATCTAA
- the yidC gene encoding membrane protein insertase YidC translates to MFRSYNTFTFDQGFFGFFYKILRPIEWLMTYVMVWCHKALTFIGFNDGPGVAWALSVVILVILIRLLILPLFIKQMKSMRRMQAIQPKLMKIQNKYKGKKDPASREAMSRETMKLYQDNHANPAGSCLPALIQSPVFATMFYVLSAVPFIARGTHEPLGAFTKEVASEFEKTSFFGLRISDNLVTAQGAGKVVIVVFIALMCLAMFYSQFHNIRKNMPRASMNGQQYKMQKMMAYLFPVMYIFSGIAFPFAVLIYWLTNNVWTLGQTLYQVYHMPTPGSPAAEEKKERDYKRESARRARKGLPSIEEEELAKLKELEDEARSGKKVSRQREQPRRKRRKN, encoded by the coding sequence ATGTTTCGTAGCTATAACACCTTTACCTTCGATCAGGGTTTCTTCGGATTCTTCTATAAGATTCTGCGCCCGATCGAGTGGTTGATGACGTACGTGATGGTCTGGTGCCACAAGGCGCTGACCTTCATTGGGTTCAACGACGGACCTGGAGTAGCTTGGGCGCTGTCAGTGGTGATTCTGGTCATCTTGATTCGTTTGCTTATCCTGCCGCTCTTCATCAAACAGATGAAATCGATGCGGCGTATGCAAGCCATCCAACCCAAGCTGATGAAAATTCAGAATAAGTATAAGGGCAAGAAGGATCCGGCTAGCCGCGAAGCCATGAGCCGCGAGACAATGAAGCTCTACCAAGATAATCATGCCAATCCTGCGGGTTCGTGCTTGCCTGCGCTGATTCAGAGCCCCGTCTTCGCCACCATGTTTTATGTGCTTTCTGCGGTGCCTTTCATTGCGCGCGGAACCCACGAGCCCCTTGGAGCCTTTACAAAAGAAGTAGCTTCGGAATTTGAGAAGACCAGCTTCTTTGGCTTGCGCATTTCTGATAATTTGGTCACTGCCCAGGGTGCCGGCAAAGTGGTTATCGTAGTCTTCATTGCACTCATGTGCTTAGCTATGTTCTATTCGCAGTTCCACAATATTCGTAAGAACATGCCCCGCGCTTCCATGAACGGCCAGCAATATAAGATGCAGAAGATGATGGCATACCTATTCCCTGTCATGTATATTTTCTCAGGTATTGCTTTCCCCTTCGCAGTGTTGATTTACTGGCTGACAAACAACGTGTGGACCTTGGGTCAGACTTTGTATCAGGTATATCACATGCCAACTCCAGGTTCCCCAGCTGCTGAAGAGAAGAAGGAACGCGACTACAAGCGTGAGAGTGCTCGTCGCGCCCGTAAGGGTCTGCCCTCTATTGAAGAGGAAGAGCTTGCGAAGCTCAAGGAGTTGGAAGACGAGGCACGTTCTGGCAAGAAGGTATCTCGCCAGCGCGAACAGCCTCGTCGTAAGCGTCGAAAAAATTAA
- the rnpA gene encoding ribonuclease P protein component, protein MERLKSHREFTAVLRRRKRVSSRDIVLHLLTGDEAANNRRPSQDGSETRGRRMGLAVSKAVGKAVTRNRVKRRFRAVAARHEADLPQSCDLVIRAKPSAAHASFASLDMQVAKLFKDVALRANETHQHAPQHSQGVHKQQLQGSRQPTQQTGGQV, encoded by the coding sequence GTGGAACGGCTGAAGAGTCATCGTGAATTCACCGCGGTTTTACGGCGGCGTAAGCGAGTCTCCAGCCGAGATATTGTCCTACACCTCCTGACTGGAGATGAGGCTGCCAACAACCGTAGACCCAGTCAGGATGGTTCAGAAACGCGCGGTCGACGAATGGGGCTTGCTGTTTCAAAAGCTGTAGGTAAGGCGGTGACCCGAAACCGAGTCAAGCGTCGTTTCCGCGCAGTTGCCGCTCGACACGAGGCCGATTTACCGCAGTCATGCGATTTGGTTATACGTGCCAAGCCCAGCGCAGCGCACGCCTCCTTTGCTTCTTTAGATATGCAGGTGGCGAAACTTTTCAAAGATGTAGCTCTTCGAGCAAATGAAACTCACCAGCATGCACCTCAGCATTCACAAGGCGTACATAAGCAACAGCTTCAAGGGAGCAGACAACCCACGCAACAGACTGGCGGACAAGTATGA